A stretch of DNA from candidate division WOR-3 bacterium:
TCTTCACAATTGACCAGGCGGCAAATCAGGAGATTGAAAAGGAACTGGCACGTCTGGGTGCGGAGGTTGTATTTGAACGCAGCCTTTATAACCATCTCCGCCACCTGTTACGCTCTGATTTTGGCTATCTCCGCTCCCGGCGCCTGGCGCGTTCGTACCTGCGTGAGTGTCCTGGTGGGGAGGCGATTCGGACTGTGGGCGAGGCAATCTGGTTTGCGCGTCAGGGAGTGGATGGCATTGTTCATCTCTTTCCCTTTACCTGTATGCCTGAGAACATTGCGCTTGAGGCGCTCCAGCGCCTTAGCGATGCAACTGGTGTCCCTGTCCTTTCCCTTTCATTTGACGAGCACACCTCCAACACGGGAATTGTTACCAGATTAGAGGCGTTTGTTGAACTTCTGCGGAGGCGCAGACGTGCACGAGGGTTATCTCGGAATTGATGTTGGTTCCATCTCCACGAAAGGGGTGGTGGTTGACCGGAATTTCAATGTCCTGGCAGAGAGGTATTTACGCACTCAGGGGAATCCGATAAACTCCATCCGCCAGCTTTTAAAGGAACTGGGTGGTGAGGTTGATTCGCAGGTGCGGATATTAGGTGTGGGCACAACCGGTTCGGCGCGGCGCCTCGCCGGTGTGATGGTGCAGGCGGATATTGTCAAGAACGAGATAATCGCCCATGCGGTGGCGGCGAGTCATTTCTATCCTGATGTTCAGACCGTTTTGGAAATTGGTGGCCAGGACTCCAAGATAATCATTCTCCGTGATGGGATTCCAGTTGATTTTGCGATGAATACCGTTTGTGCTGCTGGGACCGGCAGTTTTTTAGACCATCAGGCAACCAGACTACAGATACCGATTGAAAGGTTTGGTGAGCGGGCGTTAAGGGCAAGAAACCGGGTGACGATTGCTGGTAGGTGCACCGTTTTTGCCGAATCGGATATGATTCACAAGGCGCAGTTAGGGGTGCCAACTGATGACATTATTGCTGGTCTCTGTGATGCAATTGTCCGCAACTACCTGAATACCGTTGCCAAAGGCAAGGAGATAAAGCCGAGGGTTCTTTTTCAGGGCGGGGTGGCGGCAAATGTTGGTGTCAGGGAGGCTTTTGAGCGGGCGCTCAATCAGAAAATCACCGTGCCTCAGCACTTTCTGGTTATGGGTGCAATTGGTGCGGCGATTCTCGCCAAGGAGGAGACTGAAAATAAAGAGAGTAGGTTTGCGGGTTTTGAGGTGGCTGATATTAATTTTGAAACCAGGGTTTTTGAGTGTGATGGTTGCCCGAACCGGTGTGAGGTGGTCGAGACCTGGCGTGCCTCTGAGGTGATAGACCGTTATGGGGATAGGTGTGGGAAGTGGTCAATCAGCAATTGAACCCCTTTTACCAGAGGTGTTATGCGTGAGTTGTTAGTAGTGTTATTTATCTTGGGCGGTCCAGTTTGCGCAGGACCAAAGGAGGTGAAAATGGAAAGAAAACCAGCAGTAGCTGGGCAGTTTTACCCGGCCGATGAAGGGATTTTGAGAAAGATGGTTGACTCTCTGATTGCCCAAGCTGAGCCACCCGCAATAACAGGGGAAATACTCGCTATTTTAGTGCCACATGCCGGAATCGAGTACTCCGGACGAACCGCAGCCTATGCCTATAAACTCATTAGTGGGAAGGATGGGCTTACCGTGGTGATGGTAGGTCCGAGCCATCGGGCTGATTTTGAGAGGGCAGCAGTATATGGAAAAGGTTCGTGGTTGACGCCTTTAGGGAAAGTAGAGGTGGACGAGGAACTGGCACAAGCTATTTTGAGAGAGGATAGTTATTTCGCTGACCTATCTGCAGTTCATCTTCAGGAACATTCCCTTGAGGTGCAACTGCCATTTCTCCAGCGGGTATTAAAAAATTTTAAGGTTGTGCCGATAATGCTGTTATTTCCAACATATGAGGAATGCGAAAGG
This window harbors:
- a CDS encoding acyl-CoA dehydratase activase, with amino-acid sequence MHEGYLGIDVGSISTKGVVVDRNFNVLAERYLRTQGNPINSIRQLLKELGGEVDSQVRILGVGTTGSARRLAGVMVQADIVKNEIIAHAVAASHFYPDVQTVLEIGGQDSKIIILRDGIPVDFAMNTVCAAGTGSFLDHQATRLQIPIERFGERALRARNRVTIAGRCTVFAESDMIHKAQLGVPTDDIIAGLCDAIVRNYLNTVAKGKEIKPRVLFQGGVAANVGVREAFERALNQKITVPQHFLVMGAIGAAILAKEETENKESRFAGFEVADINFETRVFECDGCPNRCEVVETWRASEVIDRYGDRCGKWSISN